Part of the Janibacter endophyticus genome is shown below.
CGCGGGCGCGGGCTCGCCGCTCTCGTCGCCTGGGCCGGCCTGGCCGCGATCCTCGTCGCAGGCACGACGTACACCGGTGAGACGCCCTTCCCCGGGTACACCGCGCTCCTGCCGGTCCTCGGCACGGCGGCGGTCATCTGGGCGGGCACGCAGTCCGGCGCCTCGCCGACCGGCCTGCTCCGAGCTCGACCGGTGCAGTGGCTCGGTGACGTCTCCTACTCGGTCTACCTCTGGCACTGGCCCCTCATCGTCCTCTTGCCGCACGCCAGCGGTGGCAGCCTCGGGATCCTCGACCAAGTGACAATCATCGCCGTCACCCTGGTCCTCGCCGGCCTGACCAAGACGTACATCGAGGATCGCTACCGACACCCGCGGCCTGGCGCTCACCTGCGGCGCAGCTATGCCGCCGCGGCCGCTGGCATGGCGGTCATCGCCGCCCTCGGGAGCGCGCAGATCGCAGAATCCACCTACCGGACCGAGCAGGCCTCGGCCGAGCTGGCGAACGCCCTGGAGGGCAGCGACCCGTGCCTGGGTGCCGGGGCGCTCCACCGAGGACCGCGGGAGTGCCCGACCGACCCGACTGCCGAGCTCGTCCCCTCCGTCGACCTAGCGGCCGCCGACAGGTCGGACGCCTACCCTGACGGCTGCTGGACGAACCAGCCGTTCACCGCCCGAGTCACCTGCACCTACGGCGACGGTCCACGCCGCGTGGCACTCGTGGGCAACTCGCACGCCGGGCACTGGCTGCCCGCGCTGCAGATCCTCGCGGAGAAGAACGACTGGACGATCACGACCTTCCTTGTCTCGCGGTGCACGGCGAGCGATGCACGCCAGCGGTTCGACACCGCCGAGATGAGCCAGAACTGCTACGACTACGGCCAGTGGGTCCAGGAGCAGACCTCCGGCGACGCCTTCGACCTCGTCATCACCTCGGAGAGGCAGTCCGTGCCGGTGCTCGGGCAGACGATGGCGACCACCGGACCGAAGGCTGTTGCCGGGTACGTCACCTATCTGCGCGACTGGGCCGCGGGCGGCACGAACATCCTCGCGATCAAGGACCCGACCTTCCCGGGTGTCGACGTCCCCGACTGCCTCGCGGAGAACCCCGACGACCACTCGGCGTGCTCGGCACCGCGCGAGGACTGGCTCATCGACGACCCGCTCGTGGCCGCCGTGGAGAAGGTCGACCTGCCAAACGTGACGTCGGTCAGCTTCGACGACCTCGTGTGCGAGCCGAAGACCTGTCGTGGGGCCAACGGAGGCGTCATCAGCTACTTCGACAACTCGCACCTGAGCGCCACCTACGTCACGACGATGGCCCCGTACATGGACAAGCCCATCGCAGCTGCGCTCAACCGCTGACCGGGCCCCGCGTGCAGCGCCCCCACGGCCCTCGTGTGGGAAACTGCGACGAGAACCTGGCCACGTACGACCCGGCAGCCCGCACCGGAGGCCGTACGTCGTCACCTGACGCACCCAAGGAGTGGACACGCACGTGCCGTCCGATGCGCTGAAGCTGTCTCAGCTGGAAGATCACCTGCGGACCTCCTCGTTCTTGGGGTCGATGGTCAAGAAGGTGTGGCGGTACGACGACCGCACCGTGGTCGTCTCCTTCGACATCGCGGGACGGGCGGCGTCGATCGACCTCAAGCTCGGCGACGATGTCGTGACCGGATCCGTCCTCGGCCGGGACGCCGGCCTGAAGCGTCACCTGCGCAACTCGTTGGTGGGCAAGGCGGAGCTGATCGTCGACAGCACGGAGCGCCACCTCATCGGGTCGTGGAGGGTTGCGGAGCGTCGTGAGGTCCTCCAGGCGGTCATCCGCTGGGTGCACTGGCTGACGAACCGGCCCAGGCGCGCGCCCACTGAGCTCAACAACCGGCGCCGGCTGCCGCAGGACCACGTCGGTGTCTTCTGGTGGGACAACCGGAGCAACTTCGGCGACGCGGTCGGCCCTTGGCTCGTCGAGCGGATCACGGGGAAGTCGCCGGTCAACTCGCGTCGGGTCAAGCACGAGGGGCCGACGATGCTCGCCGTGGGTTCGATCGTCGGCCATCTCGATCGCGATCATGCGGCTCTCTGGGGGACGGGCCTGATGGGCCCGCTGAGCGAGGACCGGCTCAAGCGTCTGCGCGGCTACGGTGACGTGAAGGTCCACGCCGTGAGGGGCCGCCTCACCGCGCAGGAGCTGCGCAGCAGCCTGGGCTGGGAGGTCCCCGACGTCTACGGAGACCCAGCACTCCTCCTGCCTCGCTTCTACTCGCCCCGCCGGTCGGAGGCGTCGGCGGGCTCGGTCGCCGTCGTGCCCCACTACGCCCACACGAAGCACTTCCCGTCCTCGGGCCCCGACGGCGTGCACATGGTGGATGTCGCCCAGGGGCTGGAGCGGGTGGTCGACGAGATCGCCTCGGCCGACAGCGTCATCTCCACCTCGCTGCACGGCATCATCATCGCCCAGGCCTACGGGGTCCCCTGGGTCTGGCTGCGGGTGGACGACCACCAGCTCGGTGGGGACCGGTTCAAGTTCAACGACTTCTTCTCGACGCTGTCGACGGACCGACCGACCCGTCATGATGTGACGAAGGGACAGGTGAAGGACCTGGACTTCGTCTCGATGGCTCGGGAGGCGACCCTGCCCGAGCTCTCCATCTCGCTCGACGACCTCCTCGCCGCCTTCCCCCTGGCCGAGGGTGGGGCAGTGCCCCGCCCGTGGCAGCCGCCGCGCGTCAACGTGCGGGCCGTCGAACTGAAGAATCGGGTGACCAGCATGTCGAACGTCCAACGGTTGAAGAAGGTGGCGGTCAGGTACCGCAACAGGGTCCGGAGTGGCCCGCAGCAGACCAGCGCACCGGTCGCAGTGCCCGCGGCGGCCGACACCGCAGGCGTCGAGAAGGCCCTGAAGGCGATCCTCAAGGAGTTGCAGACGCAGCGCCGGACCCTGGAGACGATCCGCATCGCGGCGACGGCCGAGGTCGTGGGGTCCGTCCAGTCGTTCGTCCGTGACCGCCAGCTGGACATGCTCGCGACCCTGGAGATGCTGGCCGCGTCGGACAAGAGCTTCGCGCGGTTTGGTGACGGTGAGTTCAGGCTCCTCGTCCGCCCCGAGTTCAACCTGCGGTTCCAGGAGAACAGCCCCGCCCTGCGCGATGCCCTGGGGCAGGTCCTGTCCAGTCAGGACGAGAGCTTGCTTGTCGGATTCCCTCAGCTCTACCGCGATGCGCACTGGAGCGGCATCTGGGCAGAGCTGTGGTCAGACCTCCAGCCGTACCTCGCCGGGGGCCAGCAATACGGCAACAGCCATGTCACGAGGCCCGTGGCCTTCACCTCCCTCGGTGACCGCGGGGTCGCCCTCTGGCGGCAGGTGTGGGACGGCAGGCGCGTGGGGATCGTCACGGGTGCGGGATCGCGCTTCGACCTCGTCCCCGAGCTCTTCGACAACGTCGCCTCGACCACCACCTTCTACTCCACCGCGACCAACGGCTTCGAGGACCTCGACCGGGTCAGGGCAGAGGTCCTGGCCAGCGACGTGGACCTCGTCCTCGTCGCCCTCGGGCCGGCCGGCACGGTGCTTGCGGCGCAGCTGGCCGAGGCAGGGCGACGCAGCCTGGACATCGGGCACCTGTCCGACAGCTACGCCAACATCTTCAACGGCGCCCCTCGCCCCGAGTCGAAGCCGGTGCAGCGCTCGTAGATTGCTGCTGACGCCGGGCCTGACGACCTCGTGCGCGGTCTCAGGGACTGAGCTCCCCCGGCCCGCCGAGGGCTGCGTCGACGACCCGGGCAGCGGCATGCCCGTCGTCGTGCGGTGCGAAGCGTGCGACGAACTCCTCGATGCCCGGCCACGGACCGGCGTCGTCGGCGAGGGCCTGGCGCAGCGCTGCGCACAGCTCGTCGTCGGTGGTGGTCACCGGCCCGGGCACCTCTGCCTCGTAGTCGAGGTAGAAGCCCCGGAGGTCGTCCCGGTAGGACTCCAGGTCGTACGCGTGGAAGATCATCGGCCGGCGGAGCAGGGCGTAGTCGAAGAAGACCGACGAATAGTCGGTGACGAGCACATCGCTGACGAGATAGAGCTCCTGGATCTCGGGATAGTGCGAGACGTCGATGACATGTCGGCGCAGATTGTCCGGCACGGCGACACGGTCGGCGATGAGGACGTGCATGCGCAGCAGGAGGACGACGTCGTCGCCGAGCTCCTCGACGAGCCGTTCGAGGTCGAAGGGGAGCTCGAAAGAGAACCCCCGCCGCCCCTTCGAGTCGTCGCGGAAGGTGGGGGCGTAGAGGACGACCTTCTTGCCCTCGGGCAGCTGGATGCGTTGACGCACCTGGTCGAGGAGCCCTGGGGCCGGCTCCGAGCAGAGGACGTCGTTGCGCGGGTACCCGGACTCGAGGACGTCACCCTCGTACCGGAAGGCGGACCGGAAGGCCCCGGTCGCGTAGGGGCTGGGGGAGAGCAGGGTCGTCCACTGGGCGACGGCCGTGCTGACCCGGTCGACGTAGCCGTCGTCGCGGCCGACGATCTCGTCGAGGTCATGCAGCATCCGCTTGAGCGGTGTGCCGTGCCAGGTCTGGACGTAGACCCCGTCCCTGCGCCGCCGGATGTAGTGCGGGAAGTTCTGGTTGTTGACCCAGTGGCTCGCCCGGCCCAGGTGCCAGAAGTAGGCAGGTGAGAGCCTCTCGACCACGACCAGGCCCGGGTCCCACACAGGGACGGCCCGGTTGTACACCCAGATCTTCGGGCGTGGGTCCCGGCGCCGGACGAGCTCCTCATAGATGTAGCGCGGGCTGTCGCTGTACTGACGACCGATCCCGCTCTCGAAGACGATCGCCTCGCGAGCCGGCATCATCCGGGCGAGCGTGAAGAGGCGACGCATCACGGGGAAGTAGGCGGGGTGCCGCCGGGCCTTCTTCAGGCCGAGCTGCACGAGCTCGCTGCTCGACAGGGACGACCAGAGCGAGCGGTCGCGGTGCGCGTCCCGGATCGCAGCCACGACGCGCTCGTTGTTGCGGCGGTCGCGGTGCGCGATGAACCGCGACGCCCTGGTCCGGTAGCGCGCCTCGATGGTGCAGCCGCGACGGAGCACCCCGTCGAGGAGCACCAGGGCCTTATCGAGATCGTGCGCGATGGGCCCGGGCAGCTCGTTGGGGAGGTCGAGGTGACTTCCCCACCGACCGAGGAACTGCTGGGTGTCGAACTGGAAGTAGACGACCGGCTTGTCGAGAAAGGAGAAGTCGAAGCCCGGGCTGGAGTAGTCGGTGACGAGGGCCGCGCTCTCCTTGAGCAGACGCTGGACGTCGACCTCGCCCTGGTGGACCACCCGCACGCCGTCCGCCTCGAAGTGCTGGGTGAAGTGCTGCATGTTCGGGTGGAGGCAGAAGACGACGTGTGCGTCGTGCTCCCGGAGCATCGTGGCCAGGCGAGGGCTCGTGAGGAAGTCCCGCCACTGCTGGAAGTACTCGGTGGTGGTGAAGACGTCCGGGTCCTGCAACCAGTCGCGCCAGGTCGGCAGCACGAGGATCTGACCGGGGACCTCCGGGGTCTCCCCGTCGAAGAGAGCGTCGAACCGGGACAGCCCGGTCACCGCAACCTCGTCGGGCCGGTAGCCGAAGTCCTGGACGATGTACTCCTTCTCTCGCTCGGAGGAGACGAGGAAGAGGTCGGTCTCGAAGGACGGGGCCTTCTTGCCATAGTTCGGCGCCATCCACTTGGTCCCCATGACGCCGTGCTGGAGGAAGACCTTGGGGGCTCTCATCCGCCGGGCGAAGCCGGGCGCTCTCGTCGGGTAGAGGAAGTTCGGGTGGTGGGTGCCGATGAGACGGTCCGCCCGCAGGATGGTGTCGATGTGCTCGGGCGAGCGGAACTCGAGGACGTGGTCGAGGCCGTCGAGGTTGCGGCGCTCGGGGGAGTCTTTCTCGATGACGTAGTAGGCATCGATCTCGGGGTGGTGCTCACGCAGGTACCGGAAGAGGTGGAGGCCGTTGTCCTGAGCCTTGTACGGCCGCTCGCCGATGAGCCACACGGGCTTGGCGGCAGGCCGGTGGCGGGCCCACGGCATGGCGATCCGGGCGGTGCTCGAGGTGAGATGGCGGTAGGCCTCGGTGGGGAAGAGCTCGAGGTGGAAGGAGGGGTACCTCGCCTTGAAGGTGTAGTACGGCGTGATGCCCAGGGTCGTGCTGCCGGCGGTGACCGAGCCCTCGCGCGTCGCCTGGCGCACGAGGTACGGCGTCCGTCCGACCCGCCCTCCGGCCGTGCCTCCGGTCACCGTGACGGCTTCGAGCCAGGGGTCGGCGATGGTGTCGGCGTCGAGGTCTCCGTCGAGGTCGACCCGGAAGTCGTGCGAGGCCGTGAAGGTGTAGACGTGCGCCCCGCGACTGCGTTGGGAGCGTGCGGCGTCGTGCACCAGGTGCGCGGGGCCGACTGCCCGGTACCTGCCGGTCCGGCCGACGAGCACGAGGCGGGCCTCGGTGAGGGCGTCGCCGCGGGTGAGGACCGAGCCGGAGATCTCCAGCCTGCCCTCCCTGATGCGCAGGCTGGCGACGTCGACTCTCATGGTCTGGCGGACCGGGGCATCCAGCGAGAGGGCGAGGTGGCCGTTGCCGTTGACGAAGGGGTGGACCTCGCGACCGCCCTGCGTCGTCGTGGGGGCCAGGGGCGGCGGCGGCATCCACCGGAAGCGCCCCAGCGGTACGCGGTAGGAGAGGGTCTCGCCGGACCGGACGATCTCGGTGGCGAAGGGGGGAGGACGCTCCTGGTCGGAGGTGACGGACATCCACACGCTGGTCTGGTCGGCGTCGCCGTCCTCGGGCCGTGCGGGGTGACTGTCGACGACATCGAGGTCGAGGGTGCTCCGGTGCCGCAGGACCTGATCGCCGGCCACCTCGAGCGGGGTGGTCTGCCACGCGCCGGCATGGATCCATGTCTCATCGATGAGCAGCCAGAGGTCTTCGAGCTGCAGCGATGTGCCGGTGAAGGCCTCGATGGTCAGGCTTCGGCCTGACTGCGTCACGTCGAGCCGGATGCGGGAGTAGGGGCCGACCTCGACGGGGAGTGCCGCGCGGCGCTCGCGTCGGGCGGCGAGGGCCTTCTGGGCCATGAGGGCAAGAGAGGGCATGGGCTCAGTTCTACTCGGTGACTTCGTACGGCGAGGGGAAGGGCAGGAGCGTGGTGAGGATCCGCTCGACCCGGGAGGCTGCCAGCCCTTCGTCGACCTGCGTGGTCTCGTTGAGGCAGAAGCAGTCCAGGTCTGCACGGACGAGCATCCGCTCGATCCGGGCGTCAGCCGCGGGGTCGGCCAGGTCGATGAACTCGTAGGTGGTCCCCGACGGGACGGCCCGGCCGGTCTCGTCGGCCCACCAGGCCTGCAGCTGGGAGGCGAACGAGAGGTCGGTGGGGGAGCGGAAGCGCGCGGCGCTCGTCCGGGTCACCAGGTCGGGGCAGGCCGCGTCGATGTCCTCGAGAACGTCGCGCCGCTGCGGGTGGGGGGTGTGCCGGGGGCGCGTCGCGGGACGGCGGCCGAAGCGCTCCTCCATGAGCGTCCGGGCGTTCTTGAAGGCCTGCACGACGGGCAGCTCGTCGGCCGAGACCTCGCCCTCGTCCACGGGAACCATGGACGGAAAGTACCGGAGCAGCCCGGAGGCGGTGAAGAAGTACTCTGGCCGCAGGGGGCGGGCGAGGAAGACGTCGTCGTTGAGGTACAGGTAGTGCTGCGCCAGGCCAGGGATCCGGTGGAGGTTCGCCTCGATCGCGTGCGAGCTGAAGGTGGGCAGGTGCGAGGGGTCGGCGAAGATCTCGTCGTGCCGGACGACACGGACCTGCGGATGGTCGGTGTCGAGCCACGAGGGGACCTGACCGTTGGTGACGACGAAGATCGTCCGCACCCAGCTGGCGTAGGCGGCGACGGAGCGCAGCGAGTAGCGCAGCTCGTCTCGGCTCGTGAAGCGCGACGGCGACCACGAGCTCTCGTGTCCGGCAGCGGACCCGGGCAGTCCGCGGGCCTCGGCGAAGTCGCGCTGCCAGCCAGGGTCGTCGGAGTCCACCCACGTGTAGACGACGTCGATCGGGAAGGCCACCTGCTCGAGCGTCGGCGAAGGGGGATCCGCCGCCGGCTGCTCGAGGGCACCGGGCGGGATGGTCCGGGCGTACGGGTTGGGGCGGGGTGCCACGAGCGTGCCCACAGGCAGGAGGGGGCCATCGGGCGAGGGCCGGGCAGAGGAGATCTCGTCCCACACCTCGAGGTCCACGCCGAGCTCACGCGTCGGGAGGAGTCTCCCGGCGAGCGAGACCTGTGGTGCGAAGACGCGCAAGACGTCGCCGGCTCGCAGCTCAGGGGTCGAGGACATTGCGGCCACCGGGCCACGGCCCGACGGAGCGAGCCGGGCGATGTGCAGCCGGCGGTCGGCTCCCAGCGCCCGCAGGGCGACGCGGACCCGCTCGGTGTCCGTGGACGACACGACAACACGGTGCGGCTGGTCGTCCAGGCTCGGGAGGGTCCGCTGGGGGATACCGGCGTGAGCGAGGACGTCGACGACGAGATCTCGGCACTCGTCCCGCAAGGCCCAGGCGTCGAAGCGGTCGACGATCTCTGCGTGCAGCACGGACCGTCCGCGCCGGATCTGACGGGTCTCGCCCGGTGAGGCGTCCCCGATCGCGACCGGCCGGGTGCCGTCCCGCACGGCTCTTGCGTGGCGCCGGGCCCGCGCGCCTAGGTCGCCGAGCACGACCCAGGGCCTGCTGCGTTGGGCGTGCCGGTGGACATGGATCGGTTCCTCGGTGACATAGACAGGGACGGGACGCTTCGTGCTGCCACGGTAGAGCAGGGGACCGGTGGCCGCGGTCAGATGATGGGTGGCTGCCCGAGGCGCGCGAGCCGGAGCACGGTGCGCCACCGTATGGGGCGGCGTCCGCCGGGGTCTGTCGTGACGCCCTCGCGGAAGCCGGCGAACCAGGCTCGGAGGCTGTCCGGGTCGCGCCAGTTCCTCAGCACCGTGATGGCGGCCCAGACCGCAACGTAGACGACGGCCAGCGGCCACGGCAGGTTGCGCCGCGCGACCCAGACCCGGTTGCGCGAGTTGAGTCGCCAGTAGAGGTCGTGCCGGGTCGCGGCCGTGGCCGGGTGGTGGATGACGACCGCGGGGTCGTAGACCAGCTCCCAGCCGTGGTCGCGCAGGCGCCAGGCCAGCTCGATCCCCTCGTGGCCGAAGAAGAACGATCCCGGGAAACCGCCGACCTCCTCGTAGGCGGTGCGGCGGACGACCACCACCCCTTCGCACACCGCGAAGGCGGGACCCCCGACACCAGGGTCTCCGACGTGGGCGCGGGGGACCCACCGTCGGACGGTGACGCCGTCGGTGTCGGCGACCCGTGCGTGGACGAGGGCGAGGCGCTGGTCGGCGCGGAGGCGGCCGATGGCGTACGACAGGGCGTTGCTGTCGCGCAACCAGGCGTCGTTGTCGAGGAAGAGGACGAACTCGGACGTGCCGTGGCTCGCCCCGATGTTCCGGCCCTCGGCCGGGCCGACGTTCTCCTCGAGATAGATGGTCTGCACGTCGTCGGGGAAGCCGTGCGGCTCCCAGCCGTTGCCGACGAGGATGAGGCGGACGTCGACCCCGGTCTGGGACCGTGCGGACTTCAGGGCGTGCAAGGTCTCCGTGTGCCGGTCGCCCTGGCTGAGGACGACGACGTCGATCGTCGGGGTCCCGGTGACCGCCTGCATGGATGACCTCCTCCTGGGGCGCCCCGCGGACACCACGCCCTCCAGGGTAAATGCGACGAGGCCGATGGGTGAACGCCCGGTGTCGGCACGGTGGAGCCTGCAGGGGTGCACCGCCTAGACTCCGGTGACCCCCAGCTCCCCGCTCCGGTAACGAGGTTCATCGCCCATGGGCAAGACCGTCCTCACGTACGGCACGTTCGATCTCTTCCACATCGGTCACCTCAACATCCTCAAGAGGCTGCGCGAGTACGGGGACCGGCTGATCGTCGGGGTCTCGACCGACGAGTTCAACGCGATCAAGGGCAAGAAGCCGGTCGTGCCGTTCGAGCAGCGCCTCGAGATCGTCCAGAGCATCCGGTACGTCGACCTCGCCATCCCCGAGGACCGCTGGGCCCAGAAGCGCGAGGACATCGCCACCTACGACGTCGACATCCTCGGGATGGGCGCGGACTGGGAGGGCAAGTTCGACGACCTCGCCGACGTGGTCGAGCTCGTCTACCTGCCCCGGACCGACGGGATCTCGACGACGGAGATGAAGAGGGTGCTCAGCGCCTTCGACGCCCGCCACGTCGAGGAGCTCAAGAGCACGATCGACAGCATCGCGCAGATCGTCAAGGAGCTCAGCTGAACCTGTCGGTCAGCCAGCGAGGCCGTCGAGGAGCTCGTCAAGCCCGGTGACTCGGGCGGCCTCCTCGGGGGTGCGGCGCGGAGCGTCGCCGTACGCCCGCCGGTACACCTCGGCGATGGCCCGGTACAGCGCGTCGCCCTGGCCGGCGGCCGCCTGGGTGGCGGCGATCTCCTCCATCTCGGCGGGGAAGCGGTCCGACTTCGCGATGGCGACGGCGAGGTCCTTCGCCAGGTCGGCGGTGAGCTCGGGGATCCCGATCCGGAGGTCCTCGACGACCGCGTCGAGGACTCCGTGGTGGTTCGCGGTGAGCAGCGACTGGAGAAGCAGGGCCTTGGTGCCCTTGTAGATCGCGGCGGTCGACATCTTCGTCGCCGACGCTCCGCCCACCTGGTCGCCCACGACCTTCGCGGTGAGGCCCGGGGCCACCAGGTCGGCGAAGGGGGTGCAGTCCGGTCCGGAGAGGAAGAGGACGGAGTCCGTGGCCGGGCCGGGCGGCGGGCCGCTGACGGCGCCGTCGACGACCCGGCACCCGGCGGTCGTCAGGACGTCCGCGACCTCGGTCATCGTCACGGGGGAGATGGCGTTGAGGTCGGCGACAACGGGGCGGTGGCCGGTTCGGGTGGCGGCGTCGGCGATCTCGTGCGCCTGCTCGACCGCACGGGCCGGGGGGACGATGCTCACGACCGCGTCGCTGGCGGTCACGACCTCGTCGACCGAGCCGAGGAGGGTGAGCTCCCCGGCAAGCTCGCGGGTCCGGTCGCTGCGCCCGGCGACGGTCGTGACCACGCGCACGCCCCCTTCGCCCCAGACGCGCCCGAGGGCGCTGCCCATGGCGCCCGGCCAGAGGATCCCGATCGTCGTCATGCCGCACACTCTCCCACCAGCGGTCGGGGAAACCCGTCCAGGGACGACGAAGGGCGCCCCGGTGTGGGACGCCCTGTCGATGCTCTGGTGGCCAGGGGCGGGGTCGAACCGCCGACCTTCCGATTTTCAGTCGGACGCTCGTACCAACTGAGCTACCTGGCCGAGTCACGTCCGACGACGTGACGAGCGACCCCGACGGGACTCGAACCCGCGACCTCCGCCGTGACAGGGCGGCGCGCTAACCAACTGCGCTACGGGGCCTTGATGGTGCAAGGCCGTGCTGCTTCTTGCGTATCCCCAACGGGATTCGAACCCGTGCTACCGCCGTGAAAGGGCGGGGTCCTAGGCCGCTAGACGATGGGGACCTGCTCCCGCAGACCCCTCGCCACGCAGCAGGCAGCGCCCGGATCCGTCGAGGACGTTGAAACTATAGACGCCACCTCGTCGTCTGCCAAAACGGGGTCACGAGCGACGGCTGCCTGACCACTCGAGGAGGCGCTCGGCGCCCCAGGTGGTGACGATCCGGTCGGCGTCGATGCCCAGGCGGTGGGCGCGCTCGCAGCCGTAGACCTTCATCTCGAGCTGCCCCGGGGCGTGGGCGTCGGAGTCGATCGCGAAGAGACAGCCGAGGTCGCGGGCGAGCTCGATGAGCTCGTCCGGGGGGTCGCACCGCTCGGGGCGGCTGTTGATCTCGACGGCGACGCCGTGCTCCGCGCACGCCTCGAAGACGGCACGGGCGTCGAACTCGCTCTGGGGCCGCGTCCCCCGCCCGCCCGTGACGAGCCGCCCGGTGCAGTGGCCGAGGACGTCGACCCGCGGGTTGCGGACCGCGCCGAGCATGCGCTGCGTCATCGCCCCCTTCGGTGCTCGGAGCTTGCTGTGGACGCTCGCGGTGACGATGTCGAGCCGGTCGAGCATCTCCTCGGTCTGGTCGAGGCCGCCGTCGTCGAGGATGTCGACCTCGATGCCCTTGAGCAGGCGGAAGGAGTCGCCGAGAGCACCGTCGATGCGCTCGACGAGCCGCAGCTGCTTCTGCAGCCGCTCCACGGAGAGGCCGTTGGCGATCCGCAGCCGGGGGGAGTGGTCGGTGAGGACCATCCACTCCTGCCCGAGCTCGACGGCGGTGAGGACCATCTCCTCGATCGGGCTGCCGCCGTCGGACCAGTCGGAGTGGGTGTGGCAGTCGCCGACGACCGCCTCGACGAGGGCGGCCGCGCCGTCGTCGAGGTCGGTGAGCGGACCCCCTTCGTCCTCCTGCTGGCGGGCGAGGTAGGCGGGCAGCTCGCCCGCCACGGCCTGCTCGATGACGCCGGCGGTCGACCTCCCGATCCCTGGCAGGTCGGTGAGGGTGCCGTCGGCGACCCGCTCAGCGATGGCGTCCTCGCCCTGCTCGGCGACGACCTTGGCGGCGCCGCGGAAGGCCTCGACCCGGCGGCTGTGCTGCCGTGAGCGCTCGAGGAGGAAGGCGGTACGCCGCAGGGCGTCGTAAGGGCCGACACCGGCGGTCAGGGGCTCGAGTGAGTGCATCTCGTCAGCTCACCAGGACGTGTGCAGCGGTCGGCCCTCGGCGTAGCCCGCCGTCGACTGCAGCCCGACGAGCGCGTGCTCGTGGAACTCCTCGAGGGTGGCTGCCCCGGCATAGGTGCACGAGCTGCGCACGCCGGCGATGATCTGGTCGATGACGTCCTCGACGCTCGGGCGGGCGGGGTCGATGTACATGCGGGCCGTCGAGATCCCCTCCTCGAAGAGGCCCTTGCGGGCCCGGTCGAAGGGGGAGTCCTCGGCCGTGCGGTTGCGCACGGCCCGGGCGGAGGCCATGCCGAAGGACTCCTTGTACTGCCGGCCGTCGGCGTCGGTGAAGAGGTCGCCGGGGGACTCGAGGGTCCCGGCGAACCACGAGCCGATCATGACGTTGGACGCGCCGGCGGCCAGGGCCAGCGCGACGTCGCGGGGGTGGCGGACCCCGCCGTCGGCCCAGACGTGGCCGCCGAGCTCGCGGGCGGCAGCCGCGCACTCGAGGACTGCGGAGAACTGCGGCCGGCCGACCGCGGTCATCATCCGGGTCGTGCACATGGCGCCCGGGCCCACTCCGACCTTGACGATGTCGGCGCCGGCCTCGATGAGCTCGCGGGTGCCCTCCGCCGAGACGATGTTGCCCGCGACGACAGGCACCTGCGGGTCGAGGGCCCGGACCGCGGCGACGGCGTCGAACATCTTCTGCTGGTGGCCGTGCGCGGTGTCGATGACGAGCACGTCGACGTCGGCGTCGAGCAGGGCCTGCGCCTTGCCGGCGACGTCACCGTTGATCCCGACGGCGGCGGCGACCCGCAGCCGGCCCTGCGCGTCGACGGCGGGGCGGTACATC
Proteins encoded:
- a CDS encoding CDP-glycerol glycerophosphotransferase family protein; the protein is MPSLALMAQKALAARRERRAALPVEVGPYSRIRLDVTQSGRSLTIEAFTGTSLQLEDLWLLIDETWIHAGAWQTTPLEVAGDQVLRHRSTLDLDVVDSHPARPEDGDADQTSVWMSVTSDQERPPPFATEIVRSGETLSYRVPLGRFRWMPPPPLAPTTTQGGREVHPFVNGNGHLALSLDAPVRQTMRVDVASLRIREGRLEISGSVLTRGDALTEARLVLVGRTGRYRAVGPAHLVHDAARSQRSRGAHVYTFTASHDFRVDLDGDLDADTIADPWLEAVTVTGGTAGGRVGRTPYLVRQATREGSVTAGSTTLGITPYYTFKARYPSFHLELFPTEAYRHLTSSTARIAMPWARHRPAAKPVWLIGERPYKAQDNGLHLFRYLREHHPEIDAYYVIEKDSPERRNLDGLDHVLEFRSPEHIDTILRADRLIGTHHPNFLYPTRAPGFARRMRAPKVFLQHGVMGTKWMAPNYGKKAPSFETDLFLVSSEREKEYIVQDFGYRPDEVAVTGLSRFDALFDGETPEVPGQILVLPTWRDWLQDPDVFTTTEYFQQWRDFLTSPRLATMLREHDAHVVFCLHPNMQHFTQHFEADGVRVVHQGEVDVQRLLKESAALVTDYSSPGFDFSFLDKPVVYFQFDTQQFLGRWGSHLDLPNELPGPIAHDLDKALVLLDGVLRRGCTIEARYRTRASRFIAHRDRRNNERVVAAIRDAHRDRSLWSSLSSSELVQLGLKKARRHPAYFPVMRRLFTLARMMPAREAIVFESGIGRQYSDSPRYIYEELVRRRDPRPKIWVYNRAVPVWDPGLVVVERLSPAYFWHLGRASHWVNNQNFPHYIRRRRDGVYVQTWHGTPLKRMLHDLDEIVGRDDGYVDRVSTAVAQWTTLLSPSPYATGAFRSAFRYEGDVLESGYPRNDVLCSEPAPGLLDQVRQRIQLPEGKKVVLYAPTFRDDSKGRRGFSFELPFDLERLVEELGDDVVLLLRMHVLIADRVAVPDNLRRHVIDVSHYPEIQELYLVSDVLVTDYSSVFFDYALLRRPMIFHAYDLESYRDDLRGFYLDYEAEVPGPVTTTDDELCAALRQALADDAGPWPGIEEFVARFAPHDDGHAAARVVDAALGGPGELSP
- a CDS encoding stealth conserved region 3 domain-containing protein, whose translation is MRDGTRPVAIGDASPGETRQIRRGRSVLHAEIVDRFDAWALRDECRDLVVDVLAHAGIPQRTLPSLDDQPHRVVVSSTDTERVRVALRALGADRRLHIARLAPSGRGPVAAMSSTPELRAGDVLRVFAPQVSLAGRLLPTRELGVDLEVWDEISSARPSPDGPLLPVGTLVAPRPNPYARTIPPGALEQPAADPPSPTLEQVAFPIDVVYTWVDSDDPGWQRDFAEARGLPGSAAGHESSWSPSRFTSRDELRYSLRSVAAYASWVRTIFVVTNGQVPSWLDTDHPQVRVVRHDEIFADPSHLPTFSSHAIEANLHRIPGLAQHYLYLNDDVFLARPLRPEYFFTASGLLRYFPSMVPVDEGEVSADELPVVQAFKNARTLMEERFGRRPATRPRHTPHPQRRDVLEDIDAACPDLVTRTSAARFRSPTDLSFASQLQAWWADETGRAVPSGTTYEFIDLADPAADARIERMLVRADLDCFCLNETTQVDEGLAASRVERILTTLLPFPSPYEVTE
- a CDS encoding adenylyltransferase/cytidyltransferase family protein, which gives rise to MGKTVLTYGTFDLFHIGHLNILKRLREYGDRLIVGVSTDEFNAIKGKKPVVPFEQRLEIVQSIRYVDLAIPEDRWAQKREDIATYDVDILGMGADWEGKFDDLADVVELVYLPRTDGISTTEMKRVLSAFDARHVEELKSTIDSIAQIVKELS
- a CDS encoding glycosyltransferase family 2 protein; translated protein: MQAVTGTPTIDVVVLSQGDRHTETLHALKSARSQTGVDVRLILVGNGWEPHGFPDDVQTIYLEENVGPAEGRNIGASHGTSEFVLFLDNDAWLRDSNALSYAIGRLRADQRLALVHARVADTDGVTVRRWVPRAHVGDPGVGGPAFAVCEGVVVVRRTAYEEVGGFPGSFFFGHEGIELAWRLRDHGWELVYDPAVVIHHPATAATRHDLYWRLNSRNRVWVARRNLPWPLAVVYVAVWAAITVLRNWRDPDSLRAWFAGFREGVTTDPGGRRPIRWRTVLRLARLGQPPII